A region of the Variovorax sp. 54 genome:
CGCCGAGATCACACCCGCCGAGAACCGGTGCGCAAGCCACGCAGCCAGCGTCGGCACCATGAGGATCGGCCCCGACAGCGCGAACATGAAACCGCCCGCCTCCAGCGCGCTGCGCCCTTCGAGCCCGATGAAGCGGATCGGCAGCAGCACCAGCAGCACGACAAAGCCGTAGGCCGGCGCCGCGGCCAGCAGCTGCACGCCGACGAAGCGCGGAAAGCGGAACAGCGACAGGTCGAGCATCGGATGCGCCACGCGCCGCTCGATGGCGATGAAGGCCGCGCCCGTGGCCAGCGCACCGGCCAGCGCCGCGAGCACCCACGGGCTGCCCCAGCCGCTGTCGGGCGCCTGCAGCACGCCCAGCGTGAGCAGGCTCAGCGCGGCCGTGAAGCTGAGCGTGCCCGGCACGTCCAGCCCCATTGCCTGCGGGTTGCGTGACTCGCGCATGCGCGGCGCGGCCAGGCACAGCGCGACGAGGCTCACGGCGCCGGGGCTCAGCATCACGGCGTGCCAGCCGACGGTGTCGGCCAGCCAGCCGGACAGGATCGATCCGCACGACAGCCCCACGCCGAACGAGGTGCCGATGAGGCTGAACGCCCGCAGCCGCGCCGGCCCGTCGAACAGCTGCGCCAGCGCCGCCGTGCCCGCCGCAAAGGCTGCCGCCGAGCCCAGCCCCTGCACGGCGCGCGCGAGATCGAAAGCAACGATGCCCGGCGCCAGCGTCAGCAGCGCACTGCTCAGCGCCACCACCGCCAGGCCCAGCAGAAAGACGCGCTTACGCCCGTACGCATCGGCCAGCGCGCCGGCCGCCATCAGCGTGGCGCCGAAGCTCAGCATGAAGGCGTTGGTCACCCAGTTGAGCTGCACCGGCGTGCCGCCCAGCGTGTCGCGGATCGCGGGCAGCACCACGGCCGGGCCGGTGAAGCTCAGCGGCATGCCGAGCGCGGCCAGGCAGACGGCGGCGAGCAACCAGGCTTTGTGGGAATCGGGGGAAGACATCGGGAGGGCTTTCACGCGGAAGAAGACAAAAGGGGAAATGCGTGAAACGAAGATAAAAGGGATTCAATGAAACGAAAATAGGCCCTCTTATCCTCACACTACCAACCTAAAGTTGCCAATCAAGCCCATGGACAGCTTCAGCGGACTCGAATCCTTCGTGCGGGCGGCCGACCTGCAGAGCTTTGCGCGGGCGGGCCGCGACCTGGGCATCTCGGCCTCGGCCGTGGGCAAGAACGTCGCGCGGCTCGAGGCGCAGGTGGCCGTGCGCCTGTTCCACCGCACCACGCGGCAGGTGCGGCTCACGGCCGAGGGCGCGATGTTCCACGAGCGCTGCCGCCGCATCCTCGACGAGCTCGGCGATGCGCGCGCCATGCTGCAGGACGCCGTCGCCACGCCGCGCGGCCGCCTGCGCGTGAGCCTGCCGACCATCGGCTACCGCTTTCTGTTGCCGATCCTGCCGGCGTTCAAGGCGCGCTATCCCGAGATCGAACTCGACCTCGACTTCAACGACCGGCTGGTCGACGTGGTGGCCGAAGGCGTCGACGTGGCGATCCGCAGCGGCGAGCTGGTCGATTCACAGCTCGTGGCGCGCCGCCTCGGCCCGTTCAGCTTCGTGCTCGCGGCCTCGCCGGCCTACCTCGCGCAGCACGGCGTGCCGCGAGTGCCGGCCGACCTCGCGCGCCACAGCTGCCTGCGCTACAAGTTCGTGACCGGCGGAAAGATCGAAGACTGGGACCTGCCCGGCCTGCCGCCCCAGCTGCCGCCGGGCCTGGTCTGCAACAACATGGAAGCCATGCTGGGCGCCGCGGTCGCGGGCCTGGGCATCGCGTACATGCCCGACTTCCTGGCGCGCGATGCGTTGCGCCGCGGCGAGCTGCAGCGCGTGCTGGCGCCGCACCTCGTGCGGCGAGGGCAGTTTTCTGCGCTGTGGCCGTCGAG
Encoded here:
- a CDS encoding MFS transporter, whose amino-acid sequence is MSSPDSHKAWLLAAVCLAALGMPLSFTGPAVVLPAIRDTLGGTPVQLNWVTNAFMLSFGATLMAAGALADAYGRKRVFLLGLAVVALSSALLTLAPGIVAFDLARAVQGLGSAAAFAAGTAALAQLFDGPARLRAFSLIGTSFGVGLSCGSILSGWLADTVGWHAVMLSPGAVSLVALCLAAPRMRESRNPQAMGLDVPGTLSFTAALSLLTLGVLQAPDSGWGSPWVLAALAGALATGAAFIAIERRVAHPMLDLSLFRFPRFVGVQLLAAAPAYGFVVLLVLLPIRFIGLEGRSALEAGGFMFALSGPILMVPTLAAWLAHRFSAGVISAVGLLVCAAGLVWLSRCAPGTPLHGLVGPLLLIGAGIGLPWGLMDGLAVSVVPRERAGMASGIFNTVRVAGEGIALALVGAGLTALVVRQLGVSSSSSVAVSQAAQRVVTGDLAQALALLPGMDRAGLLHAYGVAFGTLLRVLAGVTVLTAVVVFVFLRGEVESHGAKAALNGSTS
- a CDS encoding LysR family transcriptional regulator; protein product: MDSFSGLESFVRAADLQSFARAGRDLGISASAVGKNVARLEAQVAVRLFHRTTRQVRLTAEGAMFHERCRRILDELGDARAMLQDAVATPRGRLRVSLPTIGYRFLLPILPAFKARYPEIELDLDFNDRLVDVVAEGVDVAIRSGELVDSQLVARRLGPFSFVLAASPAYLAQHGVPRVPADLARHSCLRYKFVTGGKIEDWDLPGLPPQLPPGLVCNNMEAMLGAAVAGLGIAYMPDFLARDALRRGELQRVLAPHLVRRGQFSALWPSSRQLSPKVRAFVDFASEHMFTATADEEEKDNRPPRR